A genomic window from Mesorhizobium sp. 131-2-1 includes:
- a CDS encoding MBL fold metallo-hydrolase has translation MGQLNAGIVPVTPFQQNCTILFDMDDRQGVVVDPGGDIDRVLAVLKDNDIRAGAIWITHGHIDHAGGAMELKEALGVDIIGPHEADRPLLANLENQAKRFGITDSVRNCVPDRFLTEGETVSFGEHTFEVLHCPGHAPGHVVYYNRAAKFAHVGDVLFRGSVGRTDLPGGDHAALIASIKEKLLPLGDDIGFICGHGPGGRFGEERRTNPFLT, from the coding sequence ATGGGTCAGCTCAACGCCGGCATCGTGCCGGTCACGCCCTTCCAGCAGAACTGTACGATCCTGTTCGACATGGACGACAGGCAAGGCGTGGTCGTCGATCCCGGCGGCGACATCGATAGGGTGCTGGCGGTGCTGAAGGACAATGACATCAGGGCCGGCGCGATCTGGATCACCCATGGCCATATCGACCATGCCGGCGGCGCGATGGAGTTGAAGGAAGCGCTCGGCGTCGACATCATCGGCCCGCACGAGGCCGACCGGCCGCTGCTCGCCAATCTCGAAAACCAGGCCAAGCGCTTCGGCATCACCGATAGCGTGCGCAACTGCGTGCCGGACCGCTTCCTCACCGAGGGCGAGACGGTCTCGTTCGGGGAGCACACGTTCGAGGTCCTGCATTGCCCCGGCCATGCGCCGGGCCATGTCGTCTACTACAACCGCGCGGCCAAGTTCGCCCATGTCGGCGACGTCCTGTTTCGCGGCTCGGTCGGGCGCACCGACCTGCCCGGCGGCGACCACGCCGCGCTGATCGCCTCGATCAAGGAGAAGCTCCTGCCGCTCGGCGACGACATCGGCTTCATCTGCGGCCACGGCCCCGGCGGCCGCTTCGGCGAGGAGCGTCGGACCAACCCGTTCCTGACCTGA